From Streptomyces sp. NBC_00683, one genomic window encodes:
- a CDS encoding GlxA family transcriptional regulator: MGRPHRVVVLALDGVYPFELGIPSRVFGAAGGRYEVVTCTVDGRPVHTNSDFSVTVEQGPEALATADTVVIPPFDTSRITREVPPPVAAALASVPKGTRIVSICTAAFVLAATGLLDGRPATTHWAVTQLFQEWFPHIALDPDVLFVDDDDVLTSAGAASGVDVCLHLVRKDHGSAVANHVARACVVPPWRDGGQAQYIEQPVPGASANSTAATRQWALEHLYEPLSLTELAGHARMSLRTFARRFGEEVGMSPGRWLIQQRVVRARHLLESTDLPVDDIAAQVGFGTGTSLRQHLHTAIGVTPLAYRRTFRGVPADAR, translated from the coding sequence ATGGGACGTCCACACCGCGTCGTCGTTCTCGCACTGGACGGCGTATACCCGTTCGAGCTGGGTATTCCGAGCCGGGTCTTCGGGGCCGCCGGCGGCCGGTACGAGGTCGTGACCTGCACCGTCGACGGCCGTCCGGTGCACACCAACTCCGACTTCTCGGTCACCGTCGAGCAGGGACCGGAGGCGCTGGCCACGGCCGACACCGTCGTGATCCCGCCCTTCGACACCTCGCGCATCACCCGGGAAGTACCGCCGCCGGTCGCGGCGGCCCTCGCGTCCGTACCGAAGGGCACGCGCATCGTGTCCATCTGCACGGCCGCGTTCGTCCTCGCCGCGACCGGTCTCCTCGACGGCCGGCCGGCCACGACGCACTGGGCCGTCACCCAGCTGTTCCAGGAGTGGTTCCCGCACATCGCGCTCGATCCGGATGTGCTCTTCGTCGACGACGACGACGTCCTGACGTCGGCGGGTGCGGCCTCAGGGGTGGACGTGTGTCTGCACCTCGTGCGCAAGGACCACGGCAGCGCCGTCGCCAACCACGTCGCGCGCGCCTGCGTCGTTCCGCCGTGGCGGGACGGCGGGCAGGCGCAGTACATCGAACAGCCGGTGCCCGGGGCGTCCGCGAACAGTACGGCCGCCACCCGCCAATGGGCGTTGGAGCACCTGTACGAGCCCCTGAGTCTGACCGAACTCGCCGGCCACGCGCGCATGAGCCTGCGCACCTTCGCCCGCCGCTTCGGCGAGGAGGTGGGGATGAGTCCGGGGCGTTGGCTGATCCAGCAGCGGGTCGTCCGGGCACGTCATCTGCTCGAATCGACCGATCTTCCGGTGGACGACATCGCCGCGCAGGTCGGCTTCGGCACCGGCACGTCGTTGCGGCAGCACCTGCACACGGCCATCGGTGTGACTCCGCTCGCCTACCGTCGTACGTTCCGCGGCGTACCGGCGGACGCCCGCTGA
- a CDS encoding saccharopine dehydrogenase family protein: MSHTSAVSAAPSAGDLSVPPVVAVVGAYGHTGRFVVAELLRRGMTPLLVGRDRTRLDALRDLAPGAPVRVATTEDAASLDRALDGAGAVVNCAGPFLATAPAVAEAALRAGLPYLDVSAEQGVTAALFDTYGDEAREAGVVLVPSLAFYGGLGDLLATAALGAWPDADEITLAYGLDSWHPTPGTRLTGESNAGQHLTYTGGRLQPFGYSPDVFPWRFPEPLGTQDASAFPAAEQVTLPRHVRTPEVRAVMNLAPLQDLRAEDTPAPVPADGSGRSAQTFLVEAVVRRGQETRRAVAGGRDIYAVTAPLVVEAVARILDGRCKATGVAAAGEAFDAGSFLRALTPEHLTRLDLPADADRSAQRASAGTPRNVRR; encoded by the coding sequence ATGAGCCACACCTCTGCCGTATCTGCCGCACCGTCAGCCGGCGACCTTTCCGTGCCGCCTGTGGTCGCTGTCGTCGGTGCCTACGGACACACCGGCCGCTTCGTCGTGGCCGAGCTGCTGCGCCGGGGCATGACACCCCTCCTCGTCGGACGGGACCGGACGAGACTCGACGCGCTGCGGGACCTGGCCCCCGGCGCGCCCGTACGTGTGGCGACCACCGAGGACGCGGCTTCCCTCGACCGTGCGCTCGACGGCGCCGGCGCGGTCGTCAACTGCGCCGGCCCGTTTCTCGCGACCGCTCCCGCAGTGGCCGAGGCGGCGCTTCGCGCGGGCCTCCCGTACCTGGATGTCTCCGCCGAACAAGGCGTCACCGCCGCCCTGTTCGACACGTACGGGGACGAGGCCCGGGAAGCCGGAGTCGTCCTCGTGCCGTCCCTGGCCTTCTACGGCGGTCTGGGCGACCTGCTCGCCACCGCGGCCCTGGGCGCCTGGCCGGACGCGGACGAAATCACCCTTGCGTACGGACTCGACAGCTGGCACCCGACGCCCGGCACACGGCTCACCGGAGAGAGCAACGCGGGGCAGCACCTCACGTACACGGGAGGCAGGCTCCAGCCCTTCGGCTACTCCCCGGACGTCTTCCCGTGGCGTTTCCCGGAGCCGCTCGGCACCCAGGACGCCAGTGCGTTCCCGGCGGCCGAACAGGTCACCCTCCCGCGCCACGTGCGGACACCTGAGGTACGCGCGGTGATGAACCTCGCGCCGCTGCAGGACCTCCGCGCGGAGGACACCCCGGCGCCCGTCCCCGCGGACGGCAGCGGGCGCTCCGCACAGACCTTCCTCGTCGAGGCGGTCGTCCGCCGCGGCCAGGAGACACGCCGTGCCGTCGCAGGCGGGCGCGACATCTACGCGGTCACGGCACCGCTCGTCGTGGAAGCGGTCGCGCGCATCCTCGACGGACGCTGCAAGGCAACGGGCGTGGCCGCGGCCGGTGAGGCGTTCGACGCGGGGAGCTTCCTGCGTGCGCTGACGCCCGAGCACCTCACCCGGCTCGACCTGCCCGCCGACGCGGACCGATCCGCTCAGCGGGCGTCCGCCGGTACGCCGCGGAACGTACGACGGTAG
- a CDS encoding helix-turn-helix domain-containing protein: protein MRNVVMALTEGSMLFEAAAACEVFGTDHSDLAGPWYSFTVCGADGARVGNWFRAETAQGLEALADAHTVVVPAWRGVDMDPPGDLVDAVRAAHAAGARIVSLCTGAFVLAAAGLLDGRRATTHWAHTDVLAARYPRVRVDAGVLFTDEGDVLTSAGKAAGMDLCLHIVRADYGATVANALARRLVTPPHRDGGQAQFIPAPVTHGRDHPLADLLPWALARLDQPLTVEDLARQAGMSSRNLARHFHAVTGTAPLRWLLSQRVRQAQELLESSDAGIERIAVWTGMGTAATLRRHFTRVTGLPPEAYRRTFGAPGPGPTG, encoded by the coding sequence ATGCGAAACGTGGTGATGGCCCTCACCGAGGGCAGCATGCTCTTCGAGGCCGCCGCGGCCTGCGAGGTCTTCGGCACGGACCACTCGGACCTGGCCGGGCCCTGGTACTCCTTCACCGTCTGCGGGGCCGACGGGGCCCGGGTCGGGAACTGGTTCCGGGCCGAGACCGCCCAGGGGCTGGAAGCCCTGGCCGACGCGCACACCGTGGTCGTCCCGGCGTGGCGTGGCGTGGACATGGACCCGCCAGGAGATCTGGTCGACGCCGTCCGTGCCGCCCACGCGGCGGGAGCGCGGATCGTGTCCCTGTGCACCGGCGCTTTCGTCCTGGCCGCGGCGGGACTCCTGGACGGACGCCGCGCCACCACGCACTGGGCCCATACGGACGTGCTCGCGGCGCGGTATCCGCGCGTCAGGGTCGATGCCGGGGTGCTCTTCACCGACGAGGGCGACGTCCTCACCTCGGCGGGGAAGGCCGCCGGCATGGATCTGTGTCTGCACATCGTCCGTGCCGACTACGGGGCGACGGTGGCCAACGCGCTCGCCAGACGACTCGTCACCCCGCCCCATCGGGACGGCGGCCAGGCGCAGTTCATTCCGGCGCCGGTGACGCACGGCCGCGACCACCCGCTCGCCGACCTGCTTCCCTGGGCACTGGCCCGGCTCGACCAGCCGCTCACGGTGGAGGACCTGGCCCGGCAGGCGGGGATGAGCAGCCGCAACCTGGCCCGGCACTTCCACGCCGTCACCGGAACGGCGCCGCTGCGGTGGCTGCTCAGTCAGCGTGTGCGGCAGGCGCAGGAGTTGCTGGAGTCGAGCGACGCCGGCATCGAGCGGATCGCGGTGTGGACGGGCATGGGGACGGCCGCCACGCTGCGGCGGCACTTCACTCGTGTCACGGGGCTGCCGCCCGAGGCGTACCGGCGGACCTTCGGCGCCCCGGGCCCCGGCCCGACGGGCTGA
- a CDS encoding GDSL-type esterase/lipase family protein: MYTEPNWITTPVTADILRGALDLERTAQGLLPHRLPAWARAQCADGQLAMAESQPSGVRLVFRTRATAVELDTLPTKRVYVGAPSRPDGMYDLLVDGRLAGRAGVDGGNTLTIDMTTGSVVHEPGPAGTLRFADLPDGDKDVEIWLPHNETTELVALRTDAPIEPAPDRGRKVWLHHGSSISHGSDAAGPTSTWPALAASLGGVELINLGLAGSALLDPFTARTMRDTPADLISVKIGINLVNADLMRLRAFGPAVHGFLDTIREGHPTTPLLVVSPILCPIHEDTPGPAAPDFSNIGEGKLSFLAMGDREDSTRLTLDIIRQELVRITTERAAEDPDLHYLDGRALYGEADFAELPLPDQLHPDAASHRRIGERFAAAAFAATGVFADNRA; this comes from the coding sequence ATGTACACAGAGCCCAACTGGATCACCACGCCCGTCACCGCTGACATCCTCCGCGGCGCCCTCGACCTGGAGCGCACCGCTCAGGGCCTTCTGCCGCACCGGCTTCCCGCCTGGGCCCGCGCCCAGTGCGCCGACGGGCAACTGGCGATGGCGGAGTCCCAGCCCTCCGGCGTACGGCTGGTGTTCCGCACCCGGGCGACCGCCGTCGAACTGGACACCCTGCCGACGAAGCGCGTCTACGTGGGTGCTCCGTCCCGCCCCGACGGCATGTACGACCTGCTCGTCGACGGCCGCCTGGCCGGCCGGGCCGGCGTGGACGGCGGCAACACCCTCACCATCGACATGACCACCGGGTCGGTCGTGCACGAACCCGGCCCGGCAGGCACTCTCCGTTTCGCCGATCTGCCCGACGGCGACAAGGACGTCGAGATCTGGCTGCCGCACAACGAGACCACCGAACTGGTCGCGCTGCGCACCGACGCCCCCATCGAGCCCGCACCGGACCGGGGCCGCAAGGTGTGGCTGCACCACGGCAGTTCGATCAGCCACGGATCCGACGCCGCGGGCCCCACCAGCACCTGGCCCGCACTCGCCGCGTCCCTCGGCGGCGTGGAACTGATCAATCTGGGCCTGGCCGGCAGCGCGCTGCTCGACCCGTTCACCGCGCGGACCATGCGGGACACGCCGGCAGACCTGATCAGCGTCAAGATCGGCATCAATCTCGTCAACGCCGACCTGATGCGCCTGCGTGCCTTCGGCCCGGCGGTGCACGGCTTCCTCGACACCATCCGGGAGGGGCACCCGACCACGCCGTTGCTGGTCGTGTCGCCCATCCTCTGCCCGATCCACGAGGACACGCCCGGCCCTGCCGCCCCGGACTTCAGCAACATCGGCGAAGGGAAGCTGAGTTTCCTCGCCATGGGCGACCGCGAGGACTCCACCCGCCTGACGCTCGACATCATCCGGCAGGAACTCGTCCGCATCACCACCGAACGGGCCGCCGAGGACCCCGACCTGCACTACCTCGACGGCCGCGCGCTCTACGGCGAGGCGGACTTCGCCGAACTGCCCCTGCCCGACCAGCTCCACCCGGACGCCGCGTCGCACCGTCGCATCGGCGAGCGCTTCGCCGCCGCGGCATTCGCCGCCACCGGCGTCTTCGCGGACAACAGGGCCTGA
- a CDS encoding TetR/AcrR family transcriptional regulator, producing the protein MARAGLNAERLTLAGAELADEVGFEQVTVSALARQFDVKVASLYSHLKNSQDLRTRIALLALEELADRGAAALAGRAGKDALAALANVYRDYAHEHPGRYAAAQLRLDPEAAAASAGSRHAQMTRAILRGYDLEEPDQTHAVRLLGSFFHGYVSLEMGGGFSHSAPDTQETWTRMMDALDALLRNWPAV; encoded by the coding sequence ATGGCGCGCGCAGGACTGAACGCGGAACGCCTCACCCTGGCCGGAGCGGAACTGGCCGACGAGGTCGGCTTCGAGCAGGTGACCGTCTCCGCGCTCGCCAGGCAGTTCGACGTCAAGGTCGCGAGTCTGTACTCGCACCTCAAGAACTCCCAGGACCTCCGGACCAGGATCGCGCTGCTCGCCCTGGAGGAGCTCGCCGACCGTGGCGCCGCCGCCCTGGCGGGGCGAGCCGGCAAGGACGCCCTGGCCGCCCTCGCGAACGTCTACCGCGACTACGCCCACGAGCATCCCGGCCGGTACGCCGCGGCCCAGCTGAGGCTCGATCCGGAGGCGGCGGCCGCCAGTGCCGGCAGCAGGCACGCGCAGATGACACGCGCGATCCTCCGGGGCTACGACCTGGAGGAACCCGACCAGACCCACGCGGTCCGGCTGCTGGGCAGCTTCTTCCACGGCTACGTCAGCCTGGAGATGGGCGGAGGGTTCAGCCACAGCGCCCCGGACACCCAGGAGACCTGGACCCGGATGATGGACGCCCTCGACGCCCTGTTGCGGAACTGGCCCGCAGTCTGA
- a CDS encoding class II aldolase/adducin family protein gives MSAGVDVDAFTATLLDEATTAFKVLRETGTTTASATLSFVVRAPGEQLVAAVKHPDPLRPGARPEVVLTSILDGPDALRPWGDGLRYAAVFAAHPWLNAISHVHTPYLAAWGQTHRPLPIRYVPVQRDTLADELPVYLDRREAEDAFIIRVLDEDPEVPGILEANGGATIWGRGGLLDLARTILLIEEGARAQTLAASIGGSRNYGPGVLAQQWTAMGRADSPRAQARIAELDAVTD, from the coding sequence ATGAGCGCCGGAGTCGATGTCGACGCGTTCACGGCCACGCTGCTCGACGAGGCGACGACGGCGTTCAAGGTACTTCGCGAGACCGGGACGACCACCGCCAGCGCGACCCTGAGCTTCGTGGTGCGGGCACCGGGCGAGCAACTGGTCGCCGCGGTGAAGCACCCTGACCCGCTGCGCCCCGGCGCCAGGCCGGAGGTGGTGCTGACCTCCATCCTCGACGGTCCGGACGCGCTGCGTCCGTGGGGCGACGGGCTCCGCTACGCGGCGGTGTTCGCGGCTCACCCGTGGCTCAACGCGATCTCGCACGTCCACACGCCGTACCTCGCGGCCTGGGGGCAGACCCACCGTCCGCTGCCCATCCGCTATGTGCCGGTCCAGCGCGACACGCTCGCCGATGAACTGCCGGTCTACCTCGACCGTCGTGAGGCCGAGGACGCGTTCATCATCCGGGTGCTGGACGAGGACCCCGAGGTACCGGGAATCCTGGAGGCCAACGGCGGCGCCACCATCTGGGGGCGCGGCGGACTGCTGGACCTCGCCCGTACGATCCTGCTCATCGAGGAGGGCGCCCGCGCCCAGACGCTGGCGGCGAGCATCGGCGGATCCAGGAACTACGGTCCGGGCGTCCTGGCCCAGCAGTGGACCGCGATGGGACGCGCCGACAGCCCCCGGGCCCAGGCGCGTATCGCCGAGCTCGACGCGGTCACGGACTGA
- a CDS encoding ABC transporter substrate-binding protein, translating into MTGHRGPGAAVARTIDTIRLTRCPVPTASGLAHRLGLLDAAFAGDGITVTLLQDGAPELARHHLDHELPGLFREGGSIPALAARARGAPTRLIGLTWIEERQAILVRPGSGIDSPGALAGRRAALPVHGAEPGAGIMRAMALQGFRGALGIAGLGLHAVEFTEVPDARDAHPEWTVNGALPHPWTGIEALRRGDVDAVYVKGAAALAHAAEAGVVIGIDLDDEDDPRSRVNNGTPRPITVHERTLAEHPELVVRFLAETLRAADWAAGHREELLRILHSDTGGTPEAVAAAHRGDFHRRLHPGLSDDRLTLLDQQKEFLVSHSFVRPDFPLDAWVAHEPLRAAHALVAAR; encoded by the coding sequence ATGACCGGCCACCGGGGACCGGGGGCCGCGGTTGCGCGGACCATCGACACGATCCGTCTCACCCGGTGCCCCGTCCCCACCGCGAGCGGCCTCGCCCATCGACTCGGGCTGCTCGACGCGGCGTTCGCGGGCGACGGCATCACGGTCACCCTCCTCCAGGACGGTGCGCCGGAGCTGGCCCGCCACCACCTCGACCACGAACTGCCCGGTCTCTTCCGCGAAGGAGGCAGCATCCCGGCGCTCGCCGCCCGGGCCCGGGGTGCGCCGACCCGGCTCATCGGCCTGACCTGGATCGAGGAGCGGCAGGCGATTCTCGTCCGCCCCGGATCGGGTATCGACAGCCCCGGGGCCCTCGCCGGACGGCGTGCCGCGCTGCCGGTCCACGGCGCCGAACCGGGCGCGGGCATCATGCGGGCGATGGCGCTGCAGGGCTTCAGGGGGGCGCTCGGGATCGCCGGACTCGGCCTCCACGCCGTGGAGTTCACCGAGGTTCCCGACGCCCGGGACGCGCACCCCGAGTGGACGGTCAACGGCGCGCTGCCCCACCCGTGGACCGGCATCGAGGCCCTCCGGCGCGGCGATGTCGACGCCGTCTACGTCAAAGGAGCCGCCGCACTCGCCCACGCCGCCGAGGCGGGCGTGGTGATCGGCATCGACCTCGACGACGAGGACGACCCGCGCAGCCGGGTCAACAACGGCACGCCCCGGCCGATCACCGTCCACGAACGGACGCTCGCCGAGCATCCCGAGCTTGTCGTGCGGTTCCTCGCCGAGACGCTGCGGGCCGCCGACTGGGCGGCCGGCCACCGGGAGGAGCTGCTGCGGATCCTGCACAGCGATACCGGTGGCACACCGGAAGCGGTCGCCGCGGCCCACCGCGGCGACTTCCACCGCCGTCTGCACCCCGGTCTGTCCGACGACCGGCTCACCCTGCTCGACCAACAGAAGGAGTTCCTCGTGTCCCATTCCTTTGTCAGGCCCGACTTCCCGCTGGACGCGTGGGTGGCCCACGAGCCGCTCCGGGCAGCGCACGCGCTGGTGGCCGCCCGATGA
- a CDS encoding LLM class flavin-dependent oxidoreductase — MTVKILWYLQSADGPVPWEEHGVWRNDLPRLRATAEVIDRVGLYGALLPTGPHEPLALASALTPLTRRMRFLVALYPGLVSPAKLVDIALAIDNFSEGRLLFNVVNGHDSWLPEYGMFLPHDERYSYSAEYWEAFSRRWTSSKEPYEGKHIRLAARTFDVPLTFFPEAVQSRIPLWGAGASEAGVEHAARTVDFYLSFADLPDRLGARFQKVAAIAATHGRTLGYGTRLQVVVRDTEEEAWAHARWLLEQTSYEKAVELVSYKLGPGWLDKEVETDDPRVRRCVDALRAGRLPEVEDLVVHPNIWLGPSTFGFDFFGPGAGTWLVGTPAQVAERIQEYAAHGAEAFILSGWPLASEALRFGRDVLPLLDTDHEFDIPPFQPDGYDALLAHFPPPRGPEVAPAVAARGSGSR; from the coding sequence ATGACGGTGAAGATCCTCTGGTACCTCCAGTCGGCCGACGGACCCGTCCCGTGGGAGGAGCACGGCGTCTGGCGCAACGACCTGCCCCGGCTGCGGGCGACCGCCGAAGTGATCGACCGGGTGGGGCTCTACGGCGCGCTGCTGCCGACCGGCCCGCACGAGCCGCTCGCCCTCGCCTCGGCGCTGACACCGCTCACCCGGCGGATGCGCTTCCTGGTGGCCCTGTACCCGGGGCTGGTCTCCCCGGCCAAACTCGTCGACATCGCGCTGGCCATCGACAACTTCAGCGAGGGGCGCCTGCTCTTCAACGTCGTCAACGGGCACGACTCCTGGCTGCCCGAATACGGCATGTTCCTTCCGCACGACGAGCGCTACTCCTACAGCGCCGAGTACTGGGAAGCCTTCTCCCGCCGCTGGACCAGCAGCAAAGAGCCCTACGAGGGCAAGCACATCCGGCTGGCGGCCCGGACCTTCGACGTCCCGCTCACCTTCTTCCCGGAGGCCGTCCAGTCCCGCATCCCGCTGTGGGGCGCAGGAGCCTCCGAGGCAGGAGTCGAACACGCGGCCAGGACCGTCGACTTCTACCTCAGCTTCGCCGATCTTCCGGACCGGCTCGGGGCGAGGTTCCAGAAGGTCGCAGCGATCGCCGCCACGCACGGACGCACGCTCGGGTACGGCACCCGGCTCCAGGTCGTCGTACGCGACACGGAGGAGGAGGCGTGGGCCCATGCCCGGTGGCTGCTGGAGCAGACCTCGTACGAGAAGGCCGTGGAACTCGTCTCGTACAAGCTCGGACCCGGCTGGCTGGACAAGGAGGTCGAGACCGACGACCCACGGGTGCGGCGCTGTGTCGACGCGCTCCGTGCCGGCCGGCTGCCCGAGGTCGAGGACCTGGTCGTCCACCCCAACATCTGGCTCGGACCGAGCACGTTCGGATTCGACTTCTTCGGGCCCGGCGCCGGAACATGGCTGGTCGGCACACCCGCCCAGGTCGCCGAGCGGATCCAGGAGTACGCCGCGCACGGCGCCGAGGCCTTCATCCTCTCGGGATGGCCGCTCGCGTCCGAAGCGCTGCGTTTCGGACGGGACGTGCTGCCACTCCTCGACACCGACCACGAGTTCGACATCCCGCCGTTCCAGCCGGACGGCTACGACGCACTGCTTGCCCACTTCCCGCCCCCTCGGGGCCCCGAGGTCGCGCCCGCAGTCGCGGCCCGCGGATCCGGGTCCCGATGA
- a CDS encoding GMC family oxidoreductase, whose protein sequence is MPDAPPPTYDFLVVGAGVAGSVVAARLSELPDTTVLLLEAGPELPDTPQARDPLRGAELWGSDADWSYDTVPQPGLGGRAVPWPSGRALGGSSAINASLWVPGGAADYDAWSTYGEGWSWESARASLRRLEDDGTGTGRGPLPVRPGAEHPLTEALFSAAQGLGLPRAERDAESPEGVDALRLTVRDGHRVTFADAFLAPARTRANLRIVTGAHVTRIVVEGGRATGVTYRHDGGPPVSVAARREVLLAAGAVRSPQLLLLSGIGPAQDLERLGIPVVAELPGVGRNLHDHICVGGAVRAPDTAGTGEPHRKGSADGTAGAVVFARSRPEVPAPDIEIVLAPGRDTPRGEGPGVTFGVVALQPRSRGTVRLASTDPLAPPLIDPGYLSDPGGDDLAVLRAGVRLARRLLAAPSLTPYAGAPLGPSLADEDTDAHIRSAAGAMFHPAGTARFGPDGDPDAVLDAELRVRGITGLRVVDASAIPVLNRGHTMAPTAFVAERAAALVRRSWRTGDANAEHTGRADFTARSRHTEHAKERQP, encoded by the coding sequence ATGCCTGACGCCCCACCACCCACGTACGACTTCCTGGTTGTGGGCGCGGGAGTCGCCGGCTCGGTCGTAGCCGCCCGGCTCTCCGAACTCCCCGATACCACCGTTCTGTTGCTCGAAGCCGGACCCGAACTCCCCGATACCCCGCAGGCCCGTGACCCGTTACGTGGCGCCGAGCTGTGGGGCTCGGACGCCGACTGGTCCTACGACACCGTGCCGCAGCCCGGACTCGGCGGACGGGCCGTCCCCTGGCCCTCGGGCCGCGCGCTCGGCGGTTCGTCCGCCATCAACGCGTCGTTGTGGGTTCCCGGCGGCGCGGCGGACTACGACGCCTGGAGTACCTACGGCGAGGGCTGGTCCTGGGAGAGCGCCCGAGCGTCCCTCCGCCGGCTGGAGGACGACGGCACGGGGACCGGACGGGGCCCGCTGCCCGTCCGCCCCGGAGCCGAACACCCTCTGACCGAAGCTCTGTTCAGTGCCGCACAGGGGCTGGGTCTGCCCCGCGCAGAGAGGGACGCGGAAAGCCCCGAGGGCGTCGACGCCCTGCGCCTCACGGTGCGGGACGGGCATCGCGTCACCTTCGCGGACGCGTTCCTCGCCCCCGCGCGGACCCGCGCGAACCTGCGGATCGTGACCGGAGCCCACGTCACCCGGATCGTCGTCGAGGGCGGCCGCGCCACGGGTGTCACCTACCGGCACGACGGCGGCCCGCCCGTCTCCGTGGCCGCACGGCGGGAGGTGCTTCTCGCCGCGGGCGCCGTACGGTCTCCGCAGCTCCTGCTGCTCTCGGGTATCGGCCCCGCACAGGACCTGGAGCGGCTCGGGATTCCCGTCGTCGCGGAGCTTCCGGGCGTCGGGCGCAATCTCCACGACCACATATGCGTCGGTGGCGCGGTACGCGCCCCGGACACCGCCGGCACCGGGGAGCCGCACCGCAAGGGATCGGCCGACGGCACGGCGGGAGCGGTGGTGTTCGCGCGCAGCCGCCCCGAAGTGCCCGCTCCCGACATCGAGATCGTGCTCGCACCGGGCCGGGACACTCCCCGGGGCGAGGGGCCCGGGGTGACGTTCGGTGTGGTCGCGCTCCAGCCACGCAGCAGGGGGACCGTGCGCCTCGCGAGCACGGACCCGCTGGCGCCGCCCCTCATCGATCCCGGCTATCTGAGCGATCCCGGCGGCGACGACCTCGCCGTGCTGCGTGCCGGGGTGCGCCTCGCCCGCCGCCTCCTCGCCGCGCCCTCCCTCACCCCGTACGCGGGAGCGCCCCTCGGGCCCTCCCTCGCCGACGAGGACACCGACGCCCACATCCGAAGTGCGGCCGGGGCCATGTTCCACCCGGCCGGAACCGCCCGGTTCGGCCCGGACGGCGACCCGGACGCCGTGCTCGACGCCGAACTGCGCGTCCGGGGCATCACCGGGCTCCGCGTCGTCGACGCCTCAGCGATCCCCGTACTCAACCGCGGTCACACCATGGCGCCCACGGCGTTCGTCGCCGAACGCGCCGCAGCGCTCGTCCGGCGCTCGTGGCGCACCGGGGACGCGAACGCGGAGCACACCGGGCGCGCGGACTTCACCGCGCGCTCCCGCCACACCGAGCACGCGAAGGAGCGGCAGCCATGA
- a CDS encoding IclR family transcriptional regulator, which produces MARQDTPEPAPSRPAGAQTVERAFEVLQCLRTAPGPVGVSDIARSLDLNVSSVYRMTRALEKAGFLEQDPTTRRYRLGSAIAGLNRVLIHQRRFDLARPELQRLAEETSGSATLALRDRNEALVVSDLPVTEATGDWGTRVANSVPLHASAFGKALLAWPAPTDAELDSLAPFERFTERTITSAERLRDELAATRERGYAVSSRELYPLQLTVAVPILNQDGGSYLALGVGTTWSRGAAARTRTMARLAQDSAHRLRTLLVPDSPGRW; this is translated from the coding sequence ATGGCACGACAGGACACTCCGGAGCCCGCACCCAGCCGCCCGGCGGGCGCCCAGACGGTTGAGCGGGCCTTCGAGGTCCTCCAATGCCTCAGAACGGCCCCGGGGCCCGTCGGCGTGTCCGACATAGCCCGGAGCCTCGACCTGAACGTCAGCAGCGTCTATCGGATGACGAGAGCCCTGGAGAAAGCCGGTTTCCTCGAGCAGGACCCGACGACCCGGCGCTACCGGCTCGGCAGCGCCATCGCCGGGCTCAACCGCGTACTGATCCACCAGCGCAGGTTCGACCTGGCACGACCCGAGTTGCAGCGGCTCGCCGAGGAGACGTCCGGTTCGGCCACACTCGCACTGCGCGACCGCAACGAGGCCCTGGTCGTCAGCGACCTGCCCGTCACCGAGGCCACCGGCGACTGGGGTACCCGGGTCGCCAACTCCGTCCCCCTGCACGCGTCCGCGTTCGGCAAGGCCCTCCTCGCCTGGCCGGCTCCCACGGACGCGGAGCTGGACTCGCTCGCTCCCTTCGAACGGTTCACGGAGCGCACGATCACCTCGGCCGAGCGACTGCGCGACGAGCTGGCGGCCACCAGGGAACGCGGTTACGCCGTCTCCAGCAGAGAGCTCTATCCACTGCAGTTGACCGTCGCGGTGCCGATCCTCAACCAGGACGGCGGCAGCTATCTCGCCCTGGGCGTGGGCACCACCTGGAGCCGGGGAGCGGCGGCCCGTACGAGGACCATGGCCCGCCTGGCCCAGGACAGCGCGCACCGGCTGCGCACCCTCCTGGTCCCCGACTCCCCCGGCCGGTGGTGA